Proteins from a genomic interval of Nasonia vitripennis strain AsymCx chromosome 3, Nvit_psr_1.1, whole genome shotgun sequence:
- the LOC100680365 gene encoding cytochrome c oxidase subunit 6B-like produces MSSTKAQNTKNDMTAEERQKTEPKKVSNDEVPVTSSIVLEEEEDPCAPKIKVDDEPIVIRTPGLDPRFQQQNQTLRCYVMYTDFYQCEHLLGEGAEACTWFKDVFTSICPQAWVERWDDFRSENRMPWHKRNHIFPDAPYGKRS; encoded by the exons ATGTCTTCTACGAAAGcgcaaaatactaaaaatgaCATGACGGCAGAAGAACGGCAGAAGACAGAGCCAAAAAAAGTGTCCAATGACGAAGTACCCGTAACTTCGTCCATAGTactggaagaagaagaagatccTTGTGCTCCGAAAATCAAAGTGGACGATGAGCCGATAGTCATTCGAACTCCTGGATTAGATCCTCG ATTTCAGCAGCAAAACCAAACGTTGCGCTGCTACGTGATGTACACGGATTTCTATCAATGCGAGCACTTGCTCGGCGAAGGTGCAGAGGCCTGCACCTGGTTCAAGGACGTCTTCACCTCGATATGTCCTCAAGCCTGGGTCGAACGCTGGGACGACTTCCGGAGCGAGAACCGCATGCCTTGGCACAAGCGCAATCACATTTTCCCCGATGCTCCATACGGCAAACGATCATGA